One Aegilops tauschii subsp. strangulata cultivar AL8/78 chromosome 7, Aet v6.0, whole genome shotgun sequence genomic window carries:
- the LOC141027541 gene encoding disease resistance protein Pik-2-like, with translation MADLTLSAVDSLVGLLVTAVTEEAKLLGGLQGDMQFIKDEMESINGFLIHLTKTEGKHDDQLRAWMKQVRDISYIAQDCIELYKRDFKGPSSSGLLARFYYRVVLLVTGRHCKEHDLASRIRDLKARVKDVGERRERYQVSIPTLKEREGTPPAEAQASQDKIDEAREEFVRALARDKEKQHKKNEAIGLVTQFVRALARDKEKQQQKKELVPCFDEAIRLLLVKDLQSAATKVRDCLRKNLPHEESAAVCMEMLLRALRDHSHARPAVQIKTKKELMKLVDEADTDIQDFPTQVMVFCYSKLSRSYKSCLQYLYAFHDEAVISRTSLVRRWLAEGRVEKQAGFDGTLEEAAELCFKDLLFRGFLLPVDDPATASSKVKSCRIEDTVWNFVYHMSTTENFVDNLPTHLQNQLRIRKFVKRQEEHQKNHPRPSHPWSICGRWTTPPLDDSMVADPDPMDAMINFLKSLDQTYRLNVLDLGGCKGLKKSHLKSICKVVSLKYLSLRNTYVSHLPEEINNLILLETLDIRQTKVHGLDMKHIYFRKLKHLLTSPTMTRDDETLHWAWMPRRIGEMEDMEVLSRVHVRHGKKELEEVGRLLHLRKLGVVLAGSQSQAQDSMHNLLGAIAKLRECLRSLSIWVTPPPTNGDPSVTVNMVMIQDYAPQLLESLDIKGLRLLNTGLPHWIWALQNLSEITLCDTFLSKVSLQDLGNKLHSLRRLRLRCNSYSEPNLTFNKDGFHDLRFLIVEGNTITTVSIEQGGAAPLLKKIVWHNTAINQAGKLSGIHHLKRLQEVVLKGNFTDPSSIPHNDGCKITEA, from the coding sequence atggCTGACCTGACCCTATCTGCGGTGGACTCGCTGGTGGGCCTGCTGGTGACGGCGGTCACAGAGGAGGCGAAGCTGCTGGGCGGCCTGCAGGGTGATATGCAGTTCATCAAGGACGAGATGGAGAGCATCAACGGCTTCCTCATCCACCTCACCAAGACGGAGGGCAAGCACGACGACCAGCTCCGCGCCTGGATGAAGCAGGTCCGCGATATCTCCTACATCGCCCAGGACTGCATCGAGCTCTACAAACGCGACTTCAAGGGCCCGTCTAGCAGCGGCCTCTTGGCCCGCTTCTACTACCGCGTGGTGCTCCTCGTGACGGGTCGACATTGTAAGGAGCACGACCTCGCCAGCAGGATCCGCGACCTCAAGGCCCGCGTCAAGGACGTTGGTGAGAGGCGGGAGCGCTACCAAGTCAGCATCCCCACGCTCAAGGAACGGGAAGGGACGCCGCCGGCCGAGGCCCAAGCTAGCCAGGACAAGATCGACGAGGCGAGAGAAGAATTTGTACGTGCGTTGGCACGTGACAAAGAGAAGCAGCACAAGAAGAACGAGGCCATCGGTCTCGTTACTCAATTTGTACGTGCGTTGGCACGTGACAAGGAGAAGCAGCAGCAGAAGAAGGAGCTCGTCCCATGCTTTGACGAGGCCATCCGTCTCCTCCTTGTTAAGGATCTTCAATCGGCAGCCACCAAAGTACGTGACTGCCTCCGTAAAAATTTGCCGCACGAGGAGAGTGCGGCGGTCTGCATGGAGATGCTGCTCCGTGCTCTTCGGGATCATAGCCATGCCCGCCCGGCGGTCCAGATCAAGACCAAGAAAGAACTGATGAAATTAGTGGATGAAGCGGACACGGACATCCAAGATTTTCCCACTCAAGTCATGGTCTTCTGCTACAGCAAGCTGTCGAGGAGCTACAAGAGCTGCTTGCAGTATCTCTATGCCTTCCACGACGAAGCTGTTATCAGCAGGACGAGCTTGGTCAGGCGATGGCTCGCCGAAGGCCGCGTGGAGAAGCAAGCAGGTTTTGATGGTACCCTCGAGGAGGCAGCGGAGCTCTGCTTCAAAGATCTCCTCTTCCGGGGGTTCCTTCTTCCTGTCGACGACCCAGCCACCGCTTCCAGCAAGGTCAAGAGCTGCAGAATTGAAGACACCGTCTGGAACTTCGTCTACCATATGTCCACAACGGAGAACTTTGTGGACAACCTGCCGACTCACCTTCAAAACCAGCTTCGCATCCGGAAATTTGTGAAACGGCAAGAGGAGCATCAGAAGAATCATCCACGACCAAGCCACCCGTGGAGCATCTGTGGCCGTTGGACGACGCCTCCGCTGGATGACAGCATGGTGGCAGATCCCGATCCCATGGATGCCATGATAAACTTCCTCAAGTCTCTCGACCAAACCTACCGGCTAAATGTGTTGGATCTTGGGGGTTGCAAGGGTCTGAAGAAGAGCCACCTCAAGAGCATCTGCAAGGTGGTCTCGCTCAAGTACCTTAGCCTCAGGAACACGTACGTCTCCCACCTGCCCGAGGAGATAAACAATCTCATACTACTGGAGACTCTCGACATCCGACAAACTAAGGTACATGGCCTGGACATGAAGCACATTTACTTCCGAAAGCTAAAGCACCTGCTCACCAGTCCGACGATGACGAGGGATGACGAGACACTCCACTGGGCGTGGATGCCTCGCAGGATCGGGGAGATGGAAGACATGGAGGTACTGTCCAGGGTCCATGTTCGGCACGGCAAGAAAGAACTCGAAGAAGTTGGCCGCCTGCTGCATCTTAGGAAACTGGGTGTGGTTCTAGCTGGCAGCCAAAGCCAAGCTCAAGACAGCATGCACAATCTGCTCGGAGCAATCGCCAAGCTGAGAGAGTGCTTACGCTCTTTGTCAATATGGGTCACTCCACCACCCACAAATGGGGACCCTAGTGTCACTGTGAATATGGTGATGATACAAGACTACGCACCCCAGTTACTTGAGAGCCTGGATATCAAGGGCCTGCGCCTTCTCAACACCGGGCTGCCTCACTGGATCTGGGCACTGCAAAATCTCTCTGAGATTACACTGTGTGACACCTTTTTATCTAAAGTCTCTCTGCAGGACCTTGGCAACAAGCTCCATTCCTTGCGCCGCCTTCGGCTCCGTTGCAACTCGTACAGCGAGCCAAACCTCACCTTCAACAAGGATGGTTTCCATGACCTCAGGTTCCTCATCGTGGAGGGCAACACCATCACCACGGTCAGCATTGAACAAGGTGGCGCAGCCCCTTTGCTCAA